From Trichoderma atroviride chromosome 1, complete sequence, one genomic window encodes:
- a CDS encoding uncharacterized protein (EggNog:ENOG41), giving the protein MAMFAISQQHPYAYAAVPAPAPPPPRHCSNHGTSSAFSSSAHPDEDWTKISDLAERRRIQNRIAQRNYRKKLKRRLEDLERRAGSEEGDAEKQPSPVSQPAASPNKVVKRQSISKAHKVHQAPAPVRLPTPPKTIVSQGQFTPPMESHDELSFVHPSYHHHDERERSNTPPVLAYTTYPAPDELLMNPYGSAHAYPAMTTAEVYPNYLSAAMPASLPPLGHYSEPIKRDLYPDNVMSPYIGYGFMPTHDMGMSTPYDPSNNPLVSAARHQFSYSREMRC; this is encoded by the exons ATGGCCATGTTCGCCATCTCACAACAACACCCTTATGCCTACGCCGCAGTCCCGGCAccggctcctcctcctcctcgacaCTGCTCAAACCAcggcaccagcagcgcctttAGCAGCTCTGCCCACCCTGATGAGGACTGGACCAAGATCTCAGATCTTGCCGAGCGCAGGAGAATACAGAACCGCATTGCTCAGCGCAACTACC GCAAGAAGCTTAAGCGCCGTCTGGAGGATCTTGAGCGCCGCGCTGGATCCGAAGAGGGCGATGCTGAGAAGCAGCCCTCGCCAGTCAGCCAGCCTGCCGCCAGCCCCAACAAGGTCGTCAAGCGTCaatccatctccaaggctcACAAAGTGCACCAGGCACCAGCTCCTGTCCGCCTCCCGACGCCTCCCAAGACCATTGTTTCTCAGGGCCAATTCACTCCTCCCATGGAGTCTCACGACGAGCTGTCTTTTGTGCACCCCAgctaccaccaccacgacGAGCGCGAGCGCTCCAACACGCCGCCCGTTCTCGCATACACCACATACCCAGCTCCCGACGAGCTGCTCATGAACCCCTATGGATCCGCTCACGCCTATCCTGCCATGACCACTGCTGAGGTCTACCCCAACTACCTCAGTGCTGCCATGCCCGCCTCGCTGCCTCCTCTGGGCCACTACAGCGAGCCCATCAAGCGAGACCTGTATCCCGACAACGTCATGAGCCCATACATTGGCTATGGCTTCATGCCGACTCACGACATGGGCATGTCCACTCCCTACGACCCTTCCAACAACCCTCTGGTGAGTGCGGCTAGGCATCAATTCTCTTACTCTCGGGAAATGCGTTGCTGA
- a CDS encoding uncharacterized protein (EggNog:ENOG41) translates to MAMFAISQQHPYAYAAVPAPAPPPPRHCSNHGTSSAFSSSAHPDEDWTKISDLAERRRIQNRIAQRNYRKKLKRRLEDLERRAGSEEGDAEKQPSPVSQPAASPNKVVKRQSISKAHKVHQAPAPVRLPTPPKTIVSQGQFTPPMESHDELSFVHPSYHHHDERERSNTPPVLAYTTYPAPDELLMNPYGSAHAYPAMTTAEVYPNYLSAAMPASLPPLGHYSEPIKRDLYPDNVMSPYIGYGFMPTHDMGMSTPYDPSNNPLTPPLTHSYDHSAACSETGFEYPTTPLSMPGSPALMQHQH, encoded by the exons ATGGCCATGTTCGCCATCTCACAACAACACCCTTATGCCTACGCCGCAGTCCCGGCAccggctcctcctcctcctcgacaCTGCTCAAACCAcggcaccagcagcgcctttAGCAGCTCTGCCCACCCTGATGAGGACTGGACCAAGATCTCAGATCTTGCCGAGCGCAGGAGAATACAGAACCGCATTGCTCAGCGCAACTACC GCAAGAAGCTTAAGCGCCGTCTGGAGGATCTTGAGCGCCGCGCTGGATCCGAAGAGGGCGATGCTGAGAAGCAGCCCTCGCCAGTCAGCCAGCCTGCCGCCAGCCCCAACAAGGTCGTCAAGCGTCaatccatctccaaggctcACAAAGTGCACCAGGCACCAGCTCCTGTCCGCCTCCCGACGCCTCCCAAGACCATTGTTTCTCAGGGCCAATTCACTCCTCCCATGGAGTCTCACGACGAGCTGTCTTTTGTGCACCCCAgctaccaccaccacgacGAGCGCGAGCGCTCCAACACGCCGCCCGTTCTCGCATACACCACATACCCAGCTCCCGACGAGCTGCTCATGAACCCCTATGGATCCGCTCACGCCTATCCTGCCATGACCACTGCTGAGGTCTACCCCAACTACCTCAGTGCTGCCATGCCCGCCTCGCTGCCTCCTCTGGGCCACTACAGCGAGCCCATCAAGCGAGACCTGTATCCCGACAACGTCATGAGCCCATACATTGGCTATGGCTTCATGCCGACTCACGACATGGGCATGTCCACTCCCTACGACCCTTCCAACAACCCTCTG ACTCCTCCTCTGACGCATTCATACGACCACTCGGCTGCCTGCTCTGAGACGGGCTTCGAGTACCCTACCACCCCGCTGTCTATGCCTGGCTCTCCAGCCTTGATGCAGCACCAGCACTAA
- a CDS encoding uncharacterized protein (EggNog:ENOG41~TransMembrane:8 (i21-41o47-68i89-111o117-138i159-181o193-213i252-271o283-303i)), which yields MTLLNHFLHITNFHSPLLRSIVPCFATAFAIQSAVAIPSILAGSERFYDLSGSVTFLAVGALSLYLPALRARAAAYAANATNVPRLPSLIELLKGGAGAGAGSSAGVAVLLNWRQLVLTGMTAVWAIRLGSYLFHRILTSGHDSRFDSIRHNAAKFSGAFFFQALWVSFQLMPVIMLNAVPATVLASAAMPKLVATDVIGISIWLAGFAYEVLADVQKSRWQREKKLKLHDEEFMTRGLFSKSRFPNYFGEISLWAGIATASAGVLARLPIQQALGLSGGPLGVMTTSVLSFVSPAFAAFLLVKVSGIPLSERKYDERYGDRKAYQEWKKTTPRLVPKFW from the exons ATGACACTCCTCAACCATTTCCTCCACATCACCAACTTCCACTCCCCCCTCCTGCGATCCATCGTGCCTTGCTTCGCCACCGCCTTTGCCATCCAAAGCGCCGTCGCGATCCCCTCCATCCTCGCTGGTTCGGAGCGCTTCTACGATTTGTCGGGCTCAGTGACCTTCCTGGCTGTCGGAGCGCTAAGCTTATATCTCCCCGCGCTGCGAGCTCGCGCGGCTGCTTATGCCGCCAATGCCACAAATGTTCCTCGGTTGCCGAGCCTGATTGAGCTCCTGAAGGGGGGTGCGGGTGCGGGCGCGGGCTCAAGTGCGGGTGTCGCGGTACTGTTGAACTGGAGACAGCTCGTCTTGACGGGAATGACTGCGGTGTGGGCAATTCGAC TTGGCTCGTACCTATTTCACCGCATCCTTACCTCCGGCCATGATTCTCGATTCGATTCCATCCGCCACAATGCCGCCAAATTCTCTggggcctttttcttccaggcCCTCTGGGTATCGTTCCAGCTTATGCCTGTGATTATGCTCAACGCCGTCCCGGCAACTGTGCTGGCATCTGCGGCGATGCCCAAGCTCGTTGCCACGGACGTCATTGGCATATCGatttggctggctggctttGCGTACGAGGTCTTGGCCGATGTGCAGAAGAGCAGGTggcaaagggagaagaagctcaagctgcATGATGAAGAGTTTATGACGAGGGGGCTTTTCTCCAAGAG TCGGTTCCCCAACTACTTTGGGGAAATATCCCTTTGGGCCGGAATTGCGACTGCCTCAGCTGGTGTCCTTGCCCGATTGCCCATCCAGCAAGCGTTGGGATTGTCTGGAGGCCCCTTGGGTGTGATGACGACTTCTGTCTTGTCGTTTGTTAGTCCTGCGTTTGCGGCCTTTTTGCTTGTCAAGGTATCTGGCATACCCCTCTCTGAGAGAAAGTATGATGAGCGATATGGAGATAGGAAGGCCTATcaggagtggaagaagactaCGCCGAGGTTGGTTCCAAAGTTTTGGTGA
- a CDS encoding uncharacterized protein (EggNog:ENOG41) yields MHATTNRQKLLYLYGGDQPWDSSLWVTSDDRVRGGAIVAVAKADGKRYALTLKDEIPPRRGDGRAEAGISWEAEFEVVQDGSSFDFKNVYLPWSAFKPTYRGRPKPDAAPLDLAHVKRVGLMMRSFFGTQEGDFSIDIHAIAAVSEAPDGGDDDEFEDDPKAAVAEAAAARNSQSRQSGWMSRLLCGLI; encoded by the exons ATGCACGCTACGACGAAccggcagaagctgctctaTCTCTACGGCGGAGACCA GCCCTGGGACTCCTCCTTATGGGTCACTTCTGATGATCGAGTTCGTGGAGGCGCCA TCGTTGCGGTGGCCAAGGCGGATGGAAAACGCTACGCCCTGACGCTCAAGGACGAGATACCTCCGCGGAGAGGTGATGGACGCGCAGAAGCTGGAATTAGCTGGGAGGCCGAGTTCGAGGTCGTCCAAGACGGATCGAGCTTTGATTTCAAGAATGTCTATCTGCCGTGGAGTGCGTTTAAGCCAACGTATCGGGGGAGGCCGAAGCCGGATGCAGCACCGTTGGACTTGGCTCATGTGAAACGAGTCGGGCTGATGATGCGAAG CTTCTTTGGAACGCAAGAGGGGGATTTCTCCATCGATATTCATGCTATTGCAGCCGTGAGCGAGGCGCCGGATGGtggagacgatgatgagtttgaagacgaccccaaggctgctgtagctgaggctgctgcggcgaggAATTCGCAGAGTCGTCAAAGTGGCTGGATGAGTCGGTTACTATGCGGCTTGATATAA